The region ATCCAGAGGTCGTGGCGGTTGATCGCGCAGGCCTCGACGTCGATCAGGGCCTCGCCCGGGCCAGGCTCGGGCTCGTCGCGGTCGATCACGCTCACTCCCTCGGGACCGATCAGTTCGGTGAAGACTGCGGCTCGCATCGGTTCCCGAGTGGGCTTCGAGCGCAAAGATCCTAGGGAAGGCGGCACCGAACGGGCGGTCCGGACGCCGGCCAGGCGGCTTGCGACCCGCCACCACAGCCCTTTTTCCCGATCGGCCGTACGTGTATCCGTGACCGATCCCACGACGTGGGACGTCGAACTTCGAATTCCCGCGGACGCCGACGTAGACGCCGCCGGCGAGTCCCGGACCATCGAGGTCGACGAGGACGAGTCGATCCTCGCGGCGGCCCGCGCGGCCGGCATCTGGCTGTCCGCGGACTGCCAGCAGGGGTGGTGTATCACCTGCGGCGCGAAACTCCTCGAGGGTGAGGTCGATCACAGTCGGGCCAAGCGATACTACCCGGAGGACGAGGCGGCGAACTTCGTGCTCACCTGCGTCGCGCGACCCCGTGCGGACTGCGTCATCGAGGTCGAACGGCACGACGAACTGCTCCGCCACCGCGCCGACCACGACAAGCCACCTGGCCGGTCGAAGCTCGGGTGAGGATCGATCGACGCGACCGGCGACTGCCCGCCGAACGTTTTCCGATTCGCCGTCGAACGAGCCCGTATGACGACGGCGGACCCGCAGTCGGAGTTCACCGGCATCCTGCTCTACG is a window of Natrinema salifodinae DNA encoding:
- a CDS encoding 2Fe-2S iron-sulfur cluster-binding protein, with amino-acid sequence MTDPTTWDVELRIPADADVDAAGESRTIEVDEDESILAAARAAGIWLSADCQQGWCITCGAKLLEGEVDHSRAKRYYPEDEAANFVLTCVARPRADCVIEVERHDELLRHRADHDKPPGRSKLG